In Eucalyptus grandis isolate ANBG69807.140 chromosome 4, ASM1654582v1, whole genome shotgun sequence, the following proteins share a genomic window:
- the LOC104442255 gene encoding pectinesterase inhibitor 9 — MAKLSLPLLLFFLICVSASVAPALARRSRSRTYIEMSCRATRYPTLCVQCLSGYANGSLKSPQQLAQAALTVSLYKARYTKAYMVKIAGDLKVMKAHDYQPVQDCMDQIDNSIDQLTQSIKELRQFGQETVGDNFYWHISNVDSWVSAAQTDAMTCLDEFPGNRMGKTKAVLKGKVLNVAMTTSNALVLFHRFAAKYGARATTKP, encoded by the coding sequence ATGGCCAAGCTGAGCCTTCCGCTCCTACTGTTTTTCCTCATTTGTGTTTCAGCCTCGGTTGCGCCGGCCCTCGCGAGGCGCTCACGCTCCCGTACCTACATAGAGATGTCATGCCGCGCAACCAGGTACCCCACGCTGTGCGTCCAGTGCCTCTCTGGCTACGCCAACGGCTCCCTCAAGAGTCCACAGCAGCTCGCCCAGGCCGCCCTCACCGTGAGCCTCTATAAGGCCAGGTATACGAAGGCCTACATGGTCAAAATAGCCGGGGACCTCAAGGTGATGAAGGCCCACGACTACCAGCCCGTCCAGGACTGCATGGACCAGATTGACAACAGCATCGACCAGCTCACGCAGTCAATCAAGGAGCTGCGGCAGTTCGGCCAGGAGACCGTGGGTGACAACTTCTACTGGCACATCAGCAACGTGGACTCCTGGGTGAGCGCCGCCCAGACTGATGCCATGACCTGCCTTGACGAGTTCCCGGGAAATCGGATGGGCAAGACCAAGGCCGTGCTCAAGGGGAAGGTCCTGAACGTGGCCATGACCACCAGCAATGCCCTGGTCTTGTTCCACAGGTTCGCGGCCAAGTACGGGGCTCGAGCCACGACAAAGCCGTGA